A stretch of DNA from Tribolium castaneum strain GA2 chromosome 7, icTriCast1.1, whole genome shotgun sequence:
TTAAAGTTGGCTTGGTATTGGTCCAGAAAATGCATAAGTTGACCATAATTCTGACATTGGTAACGCTGTAAGTATAAAAAACGCGaaattttagtgatttttgcCCATTTTTAGCCAAATTTCGGCAAATCGGAATTTTGTCTAATCAAAGCTAGCCTTGAAATAGTCAATTGTACAGATTTCGCTTATTGTTGTAATAAAGGCTGTTGTAGTGACGGGTGGTACACCTGGTAACCAAAATCATCTAACTTGTCAATCgttgaagaatattttttaggCCGCTCGgtattttagtaataattctTTTCTTATGTTGTCTAACTTGTGCCAAAGCTTGGTGGGACGTGTACAAAAACCGGCCCCAACAAACAGGTATAGCAACatgacaaaatcaaaattactAAAAGCATGATTTTAGATAATATTAGGGTGAGATATACGACTAGAGATAATAATAGTGATAATCCACCAGATTATCACATTGCTATTTATTATCCACAACCAGGAAATCGTGTACCGTCATATGAAGAAGTAATGGGGTGGGACAGGTGAGCTCACCTTAAAGAAACTTTGACATGTATGTAATAAagtttacacaaaaataaaaaattattaaaaaaaaattgtttgcgTTACTTCTATCTTTCCCAAGTTCcatgtttgaataaaattgtattttatatccaaatgatgtattatataatttatactgcacttttttaaaactaaacatATGCAACCAATCATACACACATTCTTTAAATTCACTTGTCACAAGGCAAATATTTGCAcagctttattttatattttaacaaCTTAACAACTTCTTGAAacgcatttttattgttttgtcaCACGTTTCGTTCATTTTTTAGTCGAAATTATGATTAGGGTGAGtgacaattataataatatacagTGTGTTTGCGTAACACCGCATTACAGGGTTCCCACTTTTGCATAATTCAAGAGGAAAaatcctacaaattaatttattgcaacCTTGAATTTAATCACTGTTGTGATAAGGGCTGTTGCAAGGAAACAACTTTTGGCCCCATCTacgtaacaaaaattgatcaaaatcACTTTCCGTCAACCCCCACCTTCCCAACCTACGTTTGGTAACAAATCCCTAATAAAAATCccccaaaaaaatatgatttttaggttggtacTGGTGCTTGgtgttttttgttacattCTGTTGTACATTTGccacattttgaaaaaaaatgatgaTGAAAGCAGTACGCCCCCACAAACGCCCGAACTTAACCTCACTTTGTCGTTCAACCAATCAGGAGCTGGCAATTTTAATATGCACCTCCCTGCCATTCCGCTAACGCCCAGGACTCCGCCCCCTGGTTACATGACGCTGACTCCGCCCCCCACCTACAGTGCGGCCATACATTTTCCTCCAATTGGGGAGAAAATGGCCGAAACGAAATgttaaaagcaataaatacGTTGACACGGATTTTATTTCgacaaatttgcattttattatttatctatAAGTAACACGAATTTGATCAAAAGGTTATCTCATTGTTATCACTATTTGTTTCAAACGTCTACAATTTCGTAACGAAAAAATGTTACGAATTTTAGtgcaatttttgacaattgtttCCCTAGTACGTATCAagtgtttttgaatttttattttttgacaatttttagaCACACTGTCAAATGCCATGTGTCAATAATTCAAACCCTTATTTCTGTCAAACGGGTGACATTTGTTGCGATAATGGTTGTTGTACCAAACCCTACATTATACCCAAAGTCAGGTAACAACTGTCATTTGACATTTGACACATTGTCaccatattattttttagtataacGCTCGGAATCAATTTATTTCtcttcgttttctttttatccCTTCTTATTTGGTGTCTTGACATGACAAAACGGCTATGTCACAATGACATTGACACGATAAATGTCAATTTGGCCGTATTTGACACTCGCGTCAATGATGGTAAAACGCGAAATgtcataaacaaaaataatatttttttgacaggATTGGACGAAATTATTGACATGGACCCGCCCCCTCTTTACAGTGTTGCCATCCATCTACCAACTAACAGAATACCAACCTACGAAGAAGCAACCGAAACGTCACTATAACactatatatattttttgaaattttttactcaaatAAAGACGGCTGTGTGTTGTTTATTGTTTAGTTGCCTGGCAACTAAGTCGAGGTGGCGCCGCCACTGGTGACATTGATGCGTAAAAAgttgtgtcaaaattttggcaaagCCCCCTGTGATAAAATGACTCAAAGTATGtttttttgagtgtttgagGCAAATTGCGACGTGGTGTGGCCTCGTGACGTCACACTTGCCTCAATTTGCAATaacttgcaaaattttgaggTTAGGTGAAATGATACGTTACGCAAAACCATGACAATACTCAatctcaaatttttgttttttttatttttttgtaccctggtgagtaattttttttggttttgtaataaattgtcTTTTGTTGTTTGAATTAGACAAATGTAAATTGTTGCACAGTCGACGTGATAATCCCAGACGGCCATGGTTCGTACATTCGCACCTTTAATTTTGTCGACTGTAACCTTATTTTTGAGACGTGCTGTACCGAGGGGTGTTGCCCTAGGTTCAGCCACGCCCATATTTGGTATATTTGACTCAAATTTTAGCCAATCATGGTCCGTAAAATGGCGTTTTTAGGATTTTTGCCGGCactttttcattcattttcgGGATTTGTGTGTTTGGCTGTTGGCTCTTATGTTGTAAGAGGCGGGGCGAGGGGCGGGGCCGCCCTCCACCAATAAGGGATGATAATGGCGATTCGCCAATGGTTAATTTGGTCATTCCGGATAATAACAGGACTGGTAAGTTTTGgggatttttgtgttttgttttagtgttttttttagttggGGGTATTCAGAACACCGCCCCGGTGACTCCGCCCCCGAGCTACGAAGAAGCGACCTCTATGAGGTGACAGGGACGTTGAATTTGTACAGATTTtatacaaatatattttttgaataaatatttctaaaaatgtgcgtttttttatttcaaggcCGTCCAAAAAAATTCCATTGGGGCTAAATCTGGGCATTTTGGTGGTGAAAATGATGCACCTATTACACAATAATATGtataataattgattttttatgttaataaTTGCGTATTAAATTCTTAAATAtacttttttgagtttttttttattttggctaAATACGGGCCCAAATCGCGAAACTAATGTTATATTTGTACTCACAaggtacaaaaatgtaagtaacGAGTACCATCATGTtagtctaaaaaaaattcacaaatggCCAAATCGGGTGTTTtcggtggaaaaaataaaacagcagtgacaataataattctacgtgttgttgatttttgtaaaattattatatatctttgaaataaatgttttttcaaatttgtgcgcgttttttttaaatttttgccaaaacgaaGCCTTGAATTGCTAAACCAAGGTCATATTCGGACTCACAAGGTTGCAAAACGTAAGTAACGAGTACCAACATgccaaaccaaaaaaatcacaagggGCCAAATCAGGCGGTCCTAGTGCCACAAACTCGAAAATCCACATAGAAGGGtcattttcaaacactttttatgtaataaaagttatatttatacataaataagcaaacattaaataaaaatcaaacattataaCCTTAAACCTAACCTAAAACGGTTAcctatagattttattttcatcagGCGGCAACGCAATAAAATACGGCTGCCCACTGTTGCCATAATAGGGCACTCTGCCCATCGTCGAGTAATTACTCGCTCTAATAGGCGCTTGCATtttatgtggcaacgttgccgCATATCCAGGCCCGTACCCAGGCCCCATTGTATAAACAGGTGCCCCTTTTACACTACAGGCACAACTACTCCCCGCAAGGGGCCCCACAACAGGCGGCCCGCCCCTGTACTGACTCCCCCCCATCCTCAGTCGAAttatacaaataataattatcaagaTGGCAATGAACGCGACCACGCCTCCTACGATCCCGATAATAAGCGTATCGTCATTATTCAAATTTGAACTAGTAACAGGTTTGGGGGTTTTAACCATTTCGGTTACGGGAACCGACCAGATAATCTCCGGTTCGGTCACTTTCGTATGCAACCGGGTCGAGGAGGCGGAACGTGGGAGGGGCGACGTGGGCGTGGTCACCTTCCTGGCATCACACGTGAGATCATCGTCAGCGATCTCGACCAATAAGCGGCCGTGTAAGTGATCAGGGGCGGAGCAACGCAGTGACGTCATATGGGAGGGGAGCCATCGGCGCAATGCGCGTGCGCCACAGTCACAAACTATAGGATTTGTTTCAAGGCCTACTATTTTCAAATCGCCACGTCTATCATCAAGGGTTGCCAAAATTTGAGGAGTTAAAGTAGTTATGTGATTGCCAGTCACGTCTAGTGTGATTTTTGAGGATCTAGGGACGGGGAAAAAGAGTGAAGGGGGGAGGGAGGTAATTGAGGTGTTCATAATCCCGATTGTGACCTCTCCTCCCTTAATCCCTGACAAGGTTCCCGATGATAGGCTGCGTAAGCGCCCCCCTTTTAATTTGAGGGTTTTGAGGCGGGGCTGGAGGAGGGGCTGGAGTTGGTCCGCGCCCACTGCCGCATCCTTTGTTTCTATGGTTACGTGTTCGAGGGAGGGGAGGTGCGAGAGGAGGCCTTTGAGGTCGATGTAACCCAATTTCGGGAACTCAAAAGCTTTGAGAATTGACAGGTTTTTGAGGGATTTGAATGCTcctttttcgattttttcgcaTTGGAGGAGGGACGTGATACTCAATTGTTTGAGGGAGGTTAAGCCATTGAAATCACTCGAAGATATGCTACGGATGGGGTTTGAGGACAAGTCTAGGGTTTGGAGGTTTTTGAGTAAAGGCCAAAGGTTTGAGTAATTTGAAATGTCACTTATTTGGTTATTTGATACGTCCAGAACTTCAAGGAGGGAAGTTCGTTCGAAAATTGTAGCATTGAGTGAGGTTATATTGTTATAACTCAAATTGAGGTAACTCAAAAAGGGGGTCTCAAGCTGGGTTAGTTCCCGAATCCCGGTTCCCGCCAAATTTAGCTCCCGCATGGTCTTAGGTTCCCCTAAAACGTTTCGAATCGTTTCATCAGACAAGGGATTAAATGACAAGTCcagtttttttatgttaaccATGCTACTGTCATCCCCCGGGATCTCCCTCAATTTATTCCTCGATAAATCAACCGACGAGACAAAGAAATACTGCCGTTGGAGACTTTTGAGGGGCGCTACCTCAAACAAGTTCCCCCTCAAATTAATGTTCTCTAACATTTGTAACCTCGCCCTTTCAAAAATAGTTTCGGGTAAATCACTCAAAAGGTTCCCCTCCAAATTGAGTAACTCTAACCGGACCAAACCCTCAAAAATCCTCTCAGCCAGACGTTCGAGCTTATTATAACTCAAATCGATAACTTGGAGTTGTGTTGAGTTATGAAACGCCATTTCGGAAACAAACTCCAACTTATTGTTTCTCAAAAGTAAGACCCTCAAACGTGGCAAGCGGGCAAAGTCCAACTCCTCAACGGTTTTGAGGTCATTGTGTGACAAATCAACAACTTGCAAAAACTGCAAAGTCGCGATCAACTCAGctgggaaaaaattaaacttgttgTTTGAGGCTTTGAGGATTTTGAGGCGCGGGTGTATTCTGAAAGAGGACGGGAACAAATAACTCAATTGGTTGTGCGAAATGTCCAAAAGTTCGAGACTTGTCCCAGTGTTGAAAAACTCGCCTTTGAAGCTACTCAATTGGTTCCCCCTCAAAACCAACTCTTTGAGGTTCATGATGTTGACAAACGCCCCTtgtttaatgttattgatatggtTTGAGGAGAGGTCAATTGACGTTAAGTTGGGTAAATTGGCAAAGACACCATCGCCCAGTTCGCTGATGGCGTTATTGTGGAGGTAAACCCTCCTCAATTTTGAGGACTTGGCGAAAAAATCGCCGGTTAAAATCCTCAAACCGGTGTAACTCAAATCAAAAACCTCCAAATTCGGGAGTTTGTGTAACAAGTTTGAGGGTATTGAGGCTAGGTGTGAGTTGTGACTCAAATTGAGGAACCTCAATTGAGGTAACATCCCGAATACGTTGCGCGAAAGCTCAGTCAAGTGATTATCACTTAAATCGAGGGTTTCGAGCTTAAGGAGGGATAGAGTGGGTCCAGTGATTGTGGAGATTTTGTTTTGAGGTAAATGTAACTCTTTGAGGGTGGTTTCAAGGCCAACGAATGCGTCCGAATTGAGGGTTGTGAGGAGGTTGCGAGTTAAATCTAAGTGTGATAAATGTTGGAAGTGTTGGAAGGAGGCTGGGGGGAGTTCACGAATGACGTTTTTGGCGAGGACTAAACTAGTGACTTTCTCGGCTATTGACCTCAAAATGTCACCAGACAGGGCTGCCACTCGGTTATAGTCCAACTGGAGGGAAGATAGTTTTGGCAAACGGCCGAGGGCCGAAGCTGGGATTAGTAAAATGTTGTTGTCTTTTAAATTCAAGTGTTCCAAGTTGTCGAGGCCCTCAAATGCGTCGTCCTCAATCTGGAACAGAGTGAcatatcatattttttttgcaactcAGTTAAGTGTTTGCGTTTGGAAGTTTGCTACGTTTAATTAAGtgattatttaataaagtcATCGGTAAATTGTGTTTAAGACGGGTCGCCAGGAGCCAGGCTATTTTAcctcattgtttttttttctcaattacggcaaaactattcaaaaatgtGGAAGTATTTTGAACGAAACCTATCTAAAATGATCCGGAGAATCTATTGGTAtcgaaaaaatcgccaaattcaaaaattttaaaaaatcaaacagcaaaaaatcgtagcaattgatttttttgcatttttataacTACTTCAAAAGGCTTAAAAACGGCATAAAACTGTGTTACAgcgagcaaaaaaaaattttttttgggtcgccaggagccacaATAATTTACCTCAAAAACTACTTACCGTACGGAGCGAGTTCACACTAATATCAAGCTTCCTCAACTGTTTTAATCCCAAAAATGTTCCAGGTGCAATGTTGGCAATATTGTTCCGACTCAAGTCCAAATAATACAATCCGACAAGATTGAGTAAATCATTATTATCCAAACTCTAGAACAGAAAATTGAGTTATAATAACCTAACTGAGGTAAAAAAGAAGTTCAAACCTGGACTAAATTTGAGGATAAGTTGAGGTACTTTAAATCCTTGAAGGCCCTAAGGGCAATTGTCGGAAActctgtaataaaattttccgacAAGTCCAAATTTTTGAGATTTGAGGCTCCTTGAAAAACATCGCTGTTGAACCTCGTCAACTTGTTATGCCCCAATTTGAGTGTTTTGAGGTTTTTGAGGCCACTCAAAGCCCCACCTTCGATCCCTCCAATCCCATTCAAGGTTAAATCAACCGTTTCAAGGTTAGGTTGTGCCTCAAAAGCTGCACTTTTGAGGCTTGTGATCCGATTTGAGGCCAGTGATAACATTTTGAGTGACTTGGGTCCGTTGAGTGACGTGCTTGGCACACTCGTTAGACTATTCCTCTCCAAGTAGAGTTCTTGCAAATTATCACACCCCTCAAAAATCCCCTCCTCCAACGCCCTGATGATGTTCCCACTCAAATCCAAAACTTGCAAATGATTCAAACCGCGAAACTCGCTCGTGGAGAAAATCGGGTTGAGGGTGTCGCCCAGGAGGTTGTCCGAGAGGCGGAGCTCCACTAGGGTTGGCTGGAGGGCTTGGAGGAGGCGTTCCGTTAGTCTCCGGAGGGAGTTGCCTGATAGATCGATGCTGCGTAAGGGGAGGCCCGTTGAGGAGAAGATTTGGGTGGGGAGGGCTTGGTGCCCCGCCCATCGTTGGCGGAAGGAGACGATTGGCGCGCCGAAGGGAAGGGCGGGGAGGTCGCCGGGGAAAACGACCCGGTCGCAGTTGACGCTGATGGCGGGGTTGTTGTCCAGGGCGGGCTCAGGGGGGCCCAAGGAGCAAGTGCAGGGGAAGCGCAAATCGCGCGAGATTTCCGAACAGGGGATGAAGGAGGGGGTGGCGAGGGCGAAGGGGAGGGTGACGAGCCAGAATAACTTCATCTGGAACGAGAAAAGTGTGAAAATTTGACCAAATAAGAGTTTTCACAGGGACTCAGGTCTGGGCGTTTTGGTGgcactatatatttttttcacattttatcaaattttagcaaaaaatataaaagttttggacttatttaataagaaaaagtgATAAATACAGGTATAATTCCTcggatttttcgtttttttttctttttataagCTTCAAGGAACTTAGAATAAGTGGTTGAAGGCTTGGAAAGGGCTACAAatgctaaataaaaaattataaattaatgaaGGTGGTGTTTTCTTCAGTTGTGTTCAAGAATGGGTCGCCAGGAGCCATGGAAATTGCGCCTCAATGGATTGTTTAAGGTGCAATTTTtataacatgagatcgaaaagtTTTCAATTGGAGCAAGCCATAAAATAAACGGCTAAAATGCGGCTAAAGTCCCGCAGGCACAGCTTGCtctaatttataattttttttattttctgttatttttattgattttttatgaaGAATAAGGAACACAATCTCGATATTTAtaagaattaataaataaaaataaaataaataaaataaataaaataaataaaataaataaaataaataaaataaataaaataaataaaataaataaaataaataaaataaataaaataaataaaataaataaaataaataaaataaataaaataaataaaacaaataaaatacattaataaaaattttaagcctCAAACAACTTAGAAACTCCTCCAAACGGCAAACCAAAGCTTTTCACGTGGACTTAGATCTGGCTTTTTTGGTGTCACTATTCTAAAAGTTTAGAtctttcaactttttttttgttttttttttacattttcgtaaacatttatttagtgAAACACAGAATTAAATATCAGtcctttatttttcataaagaGGACTTGATAgtgctttttaaatttcaagttagaaattttttaaacttcaaTTTCGCCCAAAAtctataattttttcgaacgttcctaaaaaaatttttttgaaaaaaaatttgcctAAAGATAGTCTATGATTAAGACTATAAATAGccaaaaaaccattttgatTAGTTGTGTCCTTGAGatagttttttaagttttgagaATCTAAACAGCTTacttactaattattttttgacaatgtttttaaagtaattttaaaacaaatttttcgtaGAAAGTTGTGCAAATGTCAGTATTTTTCTTAGCCAAAAGGGCACTTTAATTCGTCTCTCAAatgtaaaattagaattttttatttattttttgataagtaGGTCTTGGGTGTGGCTCAAgattcataattttttctgaCGCTTCTGATGactatatttaaataaaattttgcccaAAGGTGCACCACTATCAAGGCTATAACGTGCCAAAAAGGCATCTTGATACGTTGTGTAGTTTTagtatagaatttttttatttattttcttattaactacactaataatttttttctcttattttaacaatttttataatttttttttcgcaaaatgtAGACAAAAATCAATCCTGATTTGAACTACagtttaatttgtttgaaaaaaaaaacattaggaAATTGCTAAACTCGTCTAATTTCCCTCCTAATCTCCCGGAAACAAAAATTAGGAAGAAATGACAAAGTAATTGGGTTTTATTGCCGGTACCACCTCTCCATTACCTCACTTCTTTCCTAAACCAGAAGCAAATGACAAGAATCACGCAACAATTGCGCTAAACGTccgaaaaaaaagaaaaagtactTAAATCTCATCTCtgggaaaaaaaattgcaatccAAATTTGGCCCACTTTCCAGCCATTGATGAAATTAATTAGTCATTGTCGCAGGTTTCCACCAAACTCCGAATTTCTAACGGGAATAAGGAATGTTCTGAGCCACTCTGTATCATTATAACGGCATCGAACTCTTCCTCGTTTCGTTTTTTCAGCGACGTTCGAACGCGCAGAGAAATCGAAGAAATTGCGACAAGACCATTAGGACTTTTACGGCGATTGTTGCGAGGAACTGTTATTATTAGAAAAGCGGACGAGTTTTCTTCAATGGAAAATTCTCAGCATTTTGAGATAACAATCGCGGCGGAAATTTAGATGTCACCAAGATGACAATGAAAAGTGGCGCTAATTAGCGTAATAACCTCTCTGTGATGGGTTTATAAAAGTGATGATAATGTTGCGTGATTGAGAGCTCACTTTCTTTgataatttaatgagtttgcTTTCGATAAAGTGCAACAAAGAGGAACAATTGGGACACTTTTCcaagtttttttggtttttagtaaaatttaattaaaaaattcatcaacTGCTCAactttttatggaaaaattgtttctgaattgttttagaaacaacgtcaaaaatttgtaaattaaagctgtgttaattttattattggaaaaaataaattttttaaattcaaaaaactttttaagtATATCATTAATCAAAATGGCTTTTCGGTTACTTATAGTCTCAATCGTAGACTACCTTTTGGcgaaaagttattttaaaataatttttgaaaactgcaaaaaatacGAATCTTGTATCACACCCAAAAcccatttatcaaaaaataaaaacagtgtCAAAAAGTAATCAtttgattgaaaaataaattgattctcaaaactcaaaaagcTTCCTCAAGGACATAACCAAtcaaaatggttttttagttaaatataGTCTTAATCCTAGACTACCTTTTGGCAAAATTGTTTTCAGAAAAAGTTTCTAGAAACGTTGGAAAAACTTGTGAACTTTGGACTAATAccgaagtttaaaaaaattctaacttgaaaattaaaaatcaaaatcaaatgcCTTTTCTGTAAAATAAAGGACTCATATTTATCTCTACGTTTCACTAaataaatgttacaaaaaaatttttcaacattgtaaaaaaatataaattttcgtCCATttgatttgacaaaaaatacaaaaatatgtaaaaaaaatcacagtagaagggaaattcaaattaagtACCTTTTTGGCTCcacataaatttgttttttggttaagtttgataagaaaaataatttaaaaatattacaagaggcataaaaaaatgtttttttgttatttttagtttctaaaattgaaaaaaaattatggtcTAACTACAAGACgtatcaaaattatttctaatcaTTTTGTGGCCGTAATAATGGTCCACCTTTTGACAaaaagttattcaaaaaaagttattgaaaacagtagaaaaaaaattaatcttgtGCCACACCCATGAcacatttatcaaaaaatattaaaaaaaatctactttGTTGATTATAGAACGAACGAAAGTGtctttttggcaaaataaagTGTTGATATTTTCTCgactttttacgaaaaaattgtttcaggaTCGTTTTGAAAACAgtgtcaaaaaataatcacttgactgaaaaataaattgattctCAAAACTCATAAAGCTTTCTCAAGGACATAACCAAtcaaaatggttttttaattaaatatagtCTTAATCATAGACTACCTTTTAGCAAAATTgtatgcaaaaaaagtttttagaaacgttggaaaaaaattacgaattttgGACGATAccgaagtttaaaaaaattctaacttaaACATTAAAGAGCGAAATGAAATGTCCTTTCTGCAAAATAAAGGACTGATATTTATCTCTACGTTTCACTAaataaatgttacaaaaaaatttttcaacattgtaaaaaaatataaattttcagTCCATttgatttgacaaaaaata
This window harbors:
- the LOC657316 gene encoding protein artichoke produces the protein MKLFWLVTLPFALATPSFIPCSEISRDLRFPCTCSLGPPEPALDNNPAISVNCDRVVFPGDLPALPFGAPIVSFRQRWAGHQALPTQIFSSTGLPLRSIDLSGNSLRRLTERLLQALQPTLVELRLSDNLLGDTLNPIFSTSEFRGLNHLQVLDLSGNIIRALEEGIFEGCDNLQELYLERNSLTSVPSTSLNGPKSLKMLSLASNRITSLKSAAFEAQPNLETVDLTLNGIGGIEGGALSGLKNLKTLKLGHNKLTRFNSDVFQGASNLKNLDLSENFITEFPTIALRAFKDLKYLNLSSNLVQSLDNNDLLNLVGLYYLDLSRNNIANIAPGTFLGLKQLRKLDISVNSLRTIEDDAFEGLDNLEHLNLKDNNILLIPASALGRLPKLSSLQLDYNRVAALSGDILRSIAEKVTSLVLAKNVIRELPPASFQHFQHLSHLDLTRNLLTTLNSDAFVGLETTLKELHLPQNKISTITGPTLSLLKLETLDLSDNHLTELSRNVFGMLPQLRFLNLSHNSHLASIPSNLLHKLPNLEVFDLSYTGLRILTGDFFAKSSKLRRVYLHNNAISELGDGVFANLPNLTSIDLSSNHINNIKQGAFVNIMNLKELVLRGNQLSSFKGEFFNTGTSLELLDISHNQLSYLFPSSFRIHPRLKILKASNNKFNFFPAELIATLQFLQVVDLSHNDLKTVEELDFARLPRLRVLLLRNNKLEFVSEMAFHNSTQLQVIDLSYNKLERLAERIFEGLVRLELLNLEGNLLSDLPETIFERARLQMLENINLRGNLFEVAPLKSLQRQYFFVSSVDLSRNKLREIPGDDSSMVNIKKLDLSFNPLSDETIRNVLGEPKTMRELNLAGTGIRELTQLETPFLSYLNLSYNNITSLNATIFERTSLLEVLDVSNNQISDISNYSNLWPLLKNLQTLDLSSNPIRSISSSDFNGLTSLKQLSITSLLQCEKIEKGAFKSLKNLSILKAFEFPKLGYIDLKGLLSHLPSLEHVTIETKDAAVGADQLQPLLQPRLKTLKLKGGRLRSLSSGTLSGIKGGEVTIGIMNTSITSLPPSLFFPVPRSSKITLDVTGNHITTLTPQILATLDDRRGDLKIVGLETNPIVCDCGARALRRWLPSHMTSLRCSAPDHLHGRLLVEIADDDLTCDARKVTTPTSPLPRSASSTRLHTKVTEPEIIWSVPVTEMVKTPKPVTSSNLNNDDTLIIGIVGGVVAFIAILIIIICIIRLRMGGSQYRGGPPVVGPLAGSSCACSVKGAPVYTMGPGYGPGYAATLPHKMQAPIRASNYSTMGRVPYYGNSGQPYFIALPPDENKIYR
- the LOC103314446 gene encoding uncharacterized protein LOC103314446, whose product is MTILNLKFLFFLFFCTLTNVNCCTVDVIIPDGHGSYIRTFNFVDCNLIFETCCTEGCCPRFSHAHIWIFAGTFSFIFGICVFGCWLLCCKRRGEGRGRPPPIRDDNGDSPMVNLVIPDNNRTVGGIQNTAPVTPPPSYEEATSMR